The following are encoded together in the Cicer arietinum cultivar CDC Frontier isolate Library 1 chromosome 2, Cicar.CDCFrontier_v2.0, whole genome shotgun sequence genome:
- the LOC101489798 gene encoding phototropic-responsive NPH3 family protein NPY5-like isoform X1: MVMLSSMFLCWCSKTSSNKYVATELTSDIVINVGDVKFYLHKFPLLSKSLRLQLVSNTSEENDEVHIHDIPGGPVAFEICAKFCYGMVVTLNAYNVVAAHCAVEYLEMYETVEKGNLFFKIEVFLNSNIFRSWKDSIIVLQTTKSLLPLSDELKVVSHCIESIATKASMDTSRVEWSYTYNRKKTPI, encoded by the exons ATGGTGATGTTATCCTCGATGTTTCTTTGTTGGTGTTCTAAAACTTCATCGAATAA GTATGTGGCAACTGAGCTGACATCTGACATAGTCATTAATGTCGGGGATGTAAAATTTTATCTGCATAAG TTTCCACTTTTGTCGAAAAGTTTACGCTTGCAGTTGGTTTCGAACACAAGCGAGGAGAACGATGAAGTTCATATCCACGACATTCCCGGAGGACCCGTTGCTTTTGAAATATGTGCCAAGTTCTGTTATGGTATGGTGGTCACTCTAAATGCATACAATGTGGTTGCAGCTCACTGTGCAGTAGAGTATCTTGAGATGTACGAAACTGTTGAAAAGGGAAATCTTTTCTTCAAGATTGAAGTTTTCCTCAACTCCAACATTTTCAGGAGCTGGAAAGACTCGATTATCGTTCTACAAACAACCAAATCTCTTCTTCCATTGTCAGATGAGCTTAAGGTGGTGAGCCATTGTATTGAATCCATAGCTACCAAGGCTTCGATGGATACATCGAGGGTGGAGTGGTCATACACATATAACAGGAAAAAAACTCCCATCTGA
- the LOC101489798 gene encoding phototropic-responsive NPH3 family protein NPY5-like isoform X2, translating into MLYRVNTHLNIELWYVATELTSDIVINVGDVKFYLHKFPLLSKSLRLQLVSNTSEENDEVHIHDIPGGPVAFEICAKFCYGMVVTLNAYNVVAAHCAVEYLEMYETVEKGNLFFKIEVFLNSNIFRSWKDSIIVLQTTKSLLPLSDELKVVSHCIESIATKASMDTSRVEWSYTYNRKKTPI; encoded by the exons ATGCTCTATCGTGTGAACACTCATTTGAACATAGAATTGTG GTATGTGGCAACTGAGCTGACATCTGACATAGTCATTAATGTCGGGGATGTAAAATTTTATCTGCATAAG TTTCCACTTTTGTCGAAAAGTTTACGCTTGCAGTTGGTTTCGAACACAAGCGAGGAGAACGATGAAGTTCATATCCACGACATTCCCGGAGGACCCGTTGCTTTTGAAATATGTGCCAAGTTCTGTTATGGTATGGTGGTCACTCTAAATGCATACAATGTGGTTGCAGCTCACTGTGCAGTAGAGTATCTTGAGATGTACGAAACTGTTGAAAAGGGAAATCTTTTCTTCAAGATTGAAGTTTTCCTCAACTCCAACATTTTCAGGAGCTGGAAAGACTCGATTATCGTTCTACAAACAACCAAATCTCTTCTTCCATTGTCAGATGAGCTTAAGGTGGTGAGCCATTGTATTGAATCCATAGCTACCAAGGCTTCGATGGATACATCGAGGGTGGAGTGGTCATACACATATAACAGGAAAAAAACTCCCATCTGA
- the LOC101490350 gene encoding transcription factor bHLH30-like: protein MKKEEDQGQCSSQNIKTYEEQVFLQQQNSNHMNMFGRGKRLMFPEVSPILQTQPLFLVPPTTPSSLLPYTSFFNSRVPIPSSSHTFVGNPYGLIQPEYGSKISAQEMMEAKAVAASKSHSEAERRRRERINNHLAKLRTLLPNTTKTDKASLLGEVIEHVKLLKRQTSLIAETSEVPTESDELIVNGGDDQNGKFMIKASLCCEDRSDLLPDLINTLKSLRLRTLKAEITTLSGRVKNVLFVTESEDSDYSNGEEQQYACINSIQEALKAVMEKSTDESISGNVKRQRTNNIIQYEN, encoded by the exons atgAAAAAGGAAGAAGATCAAGGACAGTGTTCTTCTCAAAACATTAAAACCTATGAAGAACAAGTATTCCTCCAGCAACAAAACAGTAATCATATGAATATGTTTGGAAGAGGAAAAAGGTTGATGTTCCCTGAAGTTTCTCCAATCTTGCAAACACAACCATTATTTCTTGTCCCTCCTACAACACCTTCTTCATTATTACCTTACACAAGCTTTTTCAATTCAAGGGTTccaattccatcttcttctcaTACCTTTGTGGGAAATCCATATGGATTGATCCAACCTGAGTATGGTAGTAAAATTAGTGCTCAAGAAATGATGGAAGCTAAAGCTGTTGCTGCTTCTAAGAGTCATAGTGAAGCTGAAAGGAGACGCAGAGAGAGAATCAACAACCATCTTGCTAAACTTCGAACCTTGTTGCCTAACACAACCAAA ACAGATAAGGCTTCGTTGCTGGGTGAAGTGATTGAACATGTGAAGTTACTGAAACGTCAAACATCGTTGATAGCAGAAACAAGTGAAGTGCCCACTGAGTCTGATGAGTTAATTGTGAACGGTGGCGATGACCAGAATGGTAAGTTTATGATCAAAGCCTCTTTATGTTGTGAAGATAGATCTGATCTTTTACCCGATCTCATCAACACTTTAAAATCTTTACGGCTTCGAACCCTCAAAGCCGAGATTACCACGCTCTCTGGGCGCGTCAAGAACGTCTTGTTCGTTACTGAAAGTGAAGATAGTGATTATTCAAATGGAGAGGAACAGCAGTATGCATGTATTAACTCAATACAAGAAGCGCTTAAGGCAGTGATGGAAAAGAGTACGGATGAATCTATTTCTGGAAATGTTAAGCGCCAAaggactaataatattattcaatatgaaaattaa